A DNA window from Staphylococcus warneri contains the following coding sequences:
- a CDS encoding PTS sugar transporter subunit IIA yields MSELFSNENIFINVSVGSQNEAIEKAGQALVDSGAVTENYIQAMKDREDVVSTFMGNGLAIPHGTEEAKGNVIQSGLTLLQIPEGVDWNGEEVKVVVGIAGKDGEHLDLLSKIAITFSEEENVERIINAKSADEIKQVFEEADA; encoded by the coding sequence ATGAGTGAATTATTCAGTAACGAAAATATTTTTATCAATGTATCAGTAGGTAGTCAAAACGAAGCAATCGAAAAAGCAGGACAAGCATTAGTAGATAGTGGTGCTGTTACAGAAAACTACATCCAAGCAATGAAAGATCGTGAAGATGTTGTATCTACATTTATGGGTAATGGCTTAGCTATTCCACATGGTACTGAAGAAGCTAAAGGTAACGTTATCCAATCAGGTTTAACCTTATTACAAATTCCTGAAGGTGTAGATTGGAACGGCGAAGAAGTTAAAGTCGTTGTTGGTATCGCTGGTAAAGACGGAGAACATTTAGACCTATTATCTAAAATCGCAATTACTTTCAGTGAAGAAGAAAATGTAGAACGTATTATCAATGCTAAATCTGCTGACGAAATCAAACAAGTCTTTGAGGAGGCTGATGCATAA
- a CDS encoding BglG family transcription antiterminator, with the protein MLLSTREKEIIELLIKYHGQYVTIYDIAQQLAVSSRTIHRELNHVESYIDTFSIELERVNKKGIRLKGLNQDIQALKLEMTQQQTLDLSVEEQKVIILYALIQSKHAVKQYSLAQEIGVSIQSLTKLLDDLEQDLALYQLSLTRKRGEGVILNGTESKKREFLSQLMVNNLNSTSVYSVIENHFVYQSLHQSQQSLVDLDRIFKVERILMDYLGQLPYSLTESSYLTLTVHIVLSITRMQNNEYVSLNDDIYQSVKDTFEHEIASEIAKHLEHLYDVQFNQAEITFITIHLRGSKRKDTKDTLFEDKKSEQKIKSFVQTVEEISGQYFDDKDTLINGLSLHINPAINRLESNIETYNPLTDMIKYKYPRLFDNVSKALRVVWPDLIFPESEVAFIVLHFGGSIKNQGHQFLNILVVCSSGIGTSRLLATRLEQVFSEIERITQASVSDLNVLDLSSYDGIISTVNLDIDRPFLTVNPLLPDSDIGYVSSFLNTKETHHLVTHKEVETLSTSKDDILETMRAGLKLVDSVKIEYKSVENWKQHLADYLVSQDIIKDGQSFAEQLQHRLEDNPSWILRPYPIAIPHMKDDMFKQPCILITILEEPIALSNVQNDNHSIKYMLSMFIPENAIMTKLVSTISETLSDHLENLDDFMQNPQEFKTILEKQFLKQIKQQLI; encoded by the coding sequence ATGCTATTGAGTACACGTGAAAAAGAGATTATAGAACTATTAATCAAGTATCACGGTCAATATGTCACTATTTATGACATTGCTCAACAACTGGCAGTGTCCTCTCGTACTATTCATAGAGAATTAAATCATGTGGAATCTTATATTGATACTTTTTCTATAGAATTAGAACGTGTAAACAAAAAGGGTATACGTTTAAAAGGACTTAATCAAGATATTCAAGCATTAAAACTTGAAATGACTCAACAGCAAACGCTCGATTTATCCGTTGAAGAGCAAAAAGTTATTATTCTATATGCACTTATACAATCTAAGCATGCTGTTAAACAATATAGCCTTGCACAAGAAATTGGCGTATCCATTCAGTCATTAACAAAACTGTTAGACGACTTAGAACAAGATTTGGCATTATATCAATTATCATTGACACGTAAACGTGGCGAAGGTGTTATTTTAAACGGCACTGAATCTAAAAAAAGAGAATTCTTAAGTCAATTAATGGTAAATAACTTAAATAGTACAAGTGTGTATTCAGTTATAGAAAACCACTTTGTTTACCAATCATTACATCAATCTCAGCAATCACTTGTGGATTTAGATCGAATATTTAAAGTTGAGAGAATTTTAATGGATTATTTAGGACAGCTTCCCTATTCATTGACAGAATCTAGCTATTTAACATTAACTGTTCATATCGTTTTAAGTATTACAAGAATGCAAAACAATGAATATGTATCACTTAATGATGATATTTATCAATCTGTAAAGGATACATTCGAACATGAAATTGCTAGTGAAATCGCAAAACATCTAGAGCATCTCTATGATGTTCAATTTAATCAAGCTGAAATCACATTTATTACCATTCATTTGCGCGGTTCAAAACGTAAAGATACTAAAGACACTTTATTTGAAGATAAGAAAAGCGAACAAAAAATTAAATCTTTTGTACAGACAGTAGAAGAGATTTCAGGTCAATACTTTGATGATAAAGATACATTAATTAATGGTTTATCATTGCATATTAATCCAGCTATCAATCGCTTAGAATCAAATATTGAAACTTATAATCCGTTAACCGATATGATTAAGTACAAATATCCAAGACTATTTGATAATGTGAGTAAGGCGTTACGTGTCGTTTGGCCAGATTTGATATTCCCAGAAAGTGAAGTCGCCTTTATCGTGCTTCATTTTGGAGGATCTATCAAAAATCAAGGACATCAATTTTTAAACATTCTAGTTGTCTGTAGTAGCGGTATTGGAACAAGTCGTTTATTAGCAACACGTCTCGAACAAGTGTTTAGTGAAATTGAACGTATTACCCAAGCATCTGTTAGTGACTTAAATGTATTAGATTTATCTAGTTATGATGGCATTATATCTACAGTTAATTTAGATATTGACAGACCATTTTTAACAGTGAATCCTCTACTTCCTGATTCAGATATTGGTTATGTATCATCATTTTTAAATACCAAAGAAACACATCATTTGGTAACACATAAAGAAGTAGAGACTTTATCAACATCTAAAGATGATATTTTAGAAACCATGCGTGCAGGTTTAAAATTAGTTGATTCAGTGAAAATAGAATATAAATCAGTTGAAAATTGGAAACAACATTTAGCTGATTACTTGGTCAGTCAAGATATCATTAAAGATGGGCAGTCATTCGCTGAACAATTACAACACCGGTTAGAGGATAATCCAAGTTGGATATTACGTCCTTACCCTATTGCGATTCCACATATGAAAGATGATATGTTTAAGCAACCTTGTATTCTCATCACTATCTTGGAAGAACCAATAGCGTTGAGTAATGTTCAAAATGACAATCATTCAATTAAATATATGTTAAGTATGTTTATTCCAGAAAATGCAATCATGACAAAGTTAGTTAGTACAATATCAGAAACTCTTAGTGATCATTTGGAAAACTTAGATGATTTTATGCAAAATCCACAGGAATTTAAAACAATACTGGAAAAGCAATTTTTAAAACAAATAAAACAACAATTAATTTAG